One region of Natronolimnobius baerhuensis genomic DNA includes:
- a CDS encoding GNAT family N-acetyltransferase, translating into MHGTRPYPDDPVGPFPAPSATFEDGDNRQIDIQAPDTFEDVLEDVVTMYDAFDPSDRAQGIPPTGEQRIRNWLETIADYSVNVVACHDGKVIGHAVLVPDTDDVSAIDSRGEIEWELAIFVLQEYQRAGIGTQLLKHLLGHASDVGIDRVWLTVERWNKPAIALYERVGFEATGTESFEQEMAILLE; encoded by the coding sequence ATGCACGGAACGCGACCGTACCCGGACGACCCTGTCGGTCCGTTTCCAGCGCCGTCTGCTACCTTCGAAGACGGCGATAACCGACAGATCGACATTCAGGCACCCGACACGTTCGAAGACGTTCTCGAGGACGTCGTCACGATGTACGACGCCTTCGACCCCTCAGACCGAGCCCAGGGGATCCCGCCAACCGGCGAGCAGCGCATCCGCAACTGGCTCGAGACCATTGCAGACTACAGCGTCAACGTGGTCGCCTGCCACGACGGCAAGGTGATTGGCCATGCCGTCCTCGTGCCCGATACCGACGACGTCTCAGCAATCGACTCCCGCGGCGAAATTGAGTGGGAACTCGCGATCTTCGTCCTCCAGGAGTACCAGCGCGCGGGAATCGGGACCCAACTGCTCAAGCATCTGCTGGGCCACGCCAGCGACGTCGGCATCGACCGCGTCTGGCTCACCGTCGAGCGCTGGAACAAGCCAGCAATCGCCCTCTACGAGCGCGTCGGCTTCGAGGCGACTGGGACCGAGAGCTTCGAACAGGAGATGGCAATCCTGCTCGAGTAG
- a CDS encoding universal stress protein → MNILLGLGGSDESMKALRRTIDRTLEVDDDELTVAILEKPESKRSQAEMQADAEAHLEDAGVDAEIIQLEGDPGSSLVNYAEQGEFDQVVIGGGTLSPMGKIQLGPITEFVLLNAPTTVKLVR, encoded by the coding sequence ATGAACATCTTACTGGGGCTCGGAGGGAGCGACGAATCGATGAAAGCCCTCCGGCGAACTATCGACCGGACACTCGAGGTGGATGACGACGAACTCACCGTCGCAATCCTCGAGAAACCCGAGTCGAAGCGTTCGCAAGCGGAGATGCAAGCCGACGCCGAAGCGCATCTCGAGGACGCAGGTGTCGACGCTGAGATCATCCAACTCGAGGGCGATCCGGGAAGTTCGCTGGTCAACTACGCAGAACAGGGCGAGTTCGACCAGGTTGTCATCGGCGGCGGGACGCTCTCGCCGATGGGGAAAATTCAGCTCGGGCCGATCACGGAGTTTGTGCTCCTGAACGCGCCGACAACCGTCAAACTGGTGCGATAA